A region from the Hyalangium gracile genome encodes:
- a CDS encoding TIGR02265 family protein, giving the protein MDSALNLQARLKRCRPAHQLMGLFFQGTLEHLERLIGGEVTNELRSHVKSTEKPLLPVLFYPASDYLRLLQLGAQALVERGRTFPAALEELGYGTAEALFASSMGKMLVAAAEKDVHAGLAEVPAVTKMISIFGRREYQRVADDRGRLTFQGELPGPSWATGLLRAELERIAGRAGTVELAPEAFVPYLDFTLELHW; this is encoded by the coding sequence ATGGACTCAGCGCTGAACCTCCAGGCCCGGCTGAAGCGGTGTCGCCCGGCGCACCAGCTGATGGGGCTGTTCTTCCAGGGGACGCTGGAGCACCTGGAGCGCCTCATCGGCGGCGAGGTGACGAATGAGCTGCGCTCCCACGTGAAGTCCACGGAGAAGCCGCTGCTGCCGGTCCTCTTCTATCCGGCGTCCGACTACCTGCGGCTGCTGCAACTGGGGGCGCAGGCGCTGGTGGAGCGGGGACGGACGTTCCCGGCGGCGCTGGAGGAGCTGGGCTACGGCACGGCGGAGGCGCTGTTCGCCTCGTCCATGGGGAAGATGCTCGTGGCCGCCGCGGAGAAGGACGTGCACGCGGGGCTGGCGGAGGTGCCGGCCGTCACGAAGATGATCTCCATCTTCGGCAGGCGCGAGTACCAGCGTGTGGCCGACGACCGGGGCCGGCTCACCTTCCAAGGGGAGCTCCCGGGCCCATCCTGGGCCACCGGGCTGCTGAGGGCGGAGCTCGAGCGCATCGCCGGACGCGCCGGCACGGTGGAGCTGGCGCCGGAGGCGTTCGTGCCCTACCTGGACTTCACGCTGGAGCTCCACTGGTGA